The Cryptomeria japonica chromosome 9, Sugi_1.0, whole genome shotgun sequence DNA segment TAATGGAGGTGGTGTCATCACGCCATAGACAAGTAAATCCCCTTCCAGGATTGAGGATTAGAAAGGAAGTAAAAATTGTGGCTTGAATATATTCACTATCAATTGTACTATGAATTAGTATGATTATctagtttaataaattaatttaagacATGATAATATTATGTAATGGGTGTTGATTATTGGGAAATTGGCAACTTCCTAGTAGGGGACATTGCATTCCATTGAATTCTCAACCCAAGGACTGGATTTCTTCAACAAAGGGGGAAATAGGATCAAAGCAACACCACAAATAAGATACCAATAAAGATACAGAAAAGATTGAGCTCAAGCATTGTCTCCAACACACTTAGTGATAGTTTCGGGACCATAACAAGGTAGAAGATTGTGAGACTACTAAAGCACTTCCAAATATGTAACCAGATCTTATCACCAACCTTTAACTCGTATGAAACTCAATGTTGGCTATGGTGTTGCTTGTACTTGGTCAGGCATGCTCAAGCTTGTCATGTACTTGCCATTCAATGTTTTAGATCATGTTAACAAGCTTGGCAGCAGAGTAAATAGCTTCTTGCATTGAAACACCATCAACATTAAACAACAGTTGATATGCTGATTTGATTACCAATTGGGAGCGAAATTCTAGTTGTGTGGGGCTTTTCATGTAAATGGAAGGTAAACTTTCATACCAAGAACATGGATGCTTAATATTGAACTTGAGAAGAGGATGGAGAGTGATTATGTTGATGACTTTGGGTTGTCCATTGATAAATGAAAGGAAGTTGTAGACAACATCAACTTTGTATCCATGAAGTACAAAAAAGTCTTGTAAGACAATAAAATGTTTCCAAGAACCAAAAGGCTCCCCCATCAAATATTTTTGTATCCTGTGGGTACTTCGTGGCAAAGAAAGTAAAAGGATTCCATTTGGTCCACTTTGAATCCAATAAGATAGATACACAGATCATGTTTGATAATAATTAGTTCACATTTCTGGCCCATGGTGTTTATGGGACAGAGATAACGAGATGACAAGGGATGCATTTCGAGGATGGCACTCCAAGAGACATTTTTTGAGGATGGCAGGCGGACGACAATATATATAGTTTTTTAAGGGGGTTggaaatatgcatatatatatatatggaaagagagagagagagagagagagatttctacAAGTAAATGAATAGAAAAATAACAGCAGCAATATAACATGTCAATGTTAAAATGATGTTGGATGATTTCTGCAAAAGTCTGCAATGCCTACAACATTCCAAAAAGAAATTGTTTATTTATACTTTTCACACAATACCACACTGTACAGACCAAAGTTAAACTACTCGCCACTCGGCAAAACTCACCAAGGCCTGGAAAAAAAAACTCAAGAAAAACTCGGGGAAATCagcgaaaaactcggcaacttaaaaacatacttaaatttcattaaaaatgcattttttttgcaaaatttattgagaagatgcatccaatgagtcaataaatgagaacacaaaagaaacaagctgattctagatatatttaaatgcaaagtatctacaaaatcgcatcctcatgaggaatgctgatggctggaagcctggaagcaaaatagtaaatagtttttgtaaaaccaaaagtaaatacatcattacaattacaacttcctcttcccagctctagcaaaaactaggggagaggtagaactagagggtctagtcctagaagtctgcagTGGGCGTGAGTCAcatgactgtgcctcctcgctcggtatggctggCTCATCCTCAATCCTggctgaagctatgtctccaccttcttgtggcactggcaatgacacctcatcctcatcctcatcctcttcttcCTCGATGTCATCCAGCGTGAAAACCAAATCCATgcccctcctccatagcctgcctcttgAAATCAATGATGTCATCCTCGGAAAACAATGGATACTGCTCCTGTggtgtccaatcactgtaaggatctatatcatccaagtcaattggaccaccttctacttcctccaccttccttacgcgcaatcgaagattatattgcacgaagacaaggtcattgaggcgtttctgcactaacttgctcctcttcttcatgtggattgcttcaaacaagctccaattgcgctcacaattggatgaactacaaggctgacataagactctgagggcaaatACTTTGAGATGTGaggtgtttccaccccaattttgacaccaagcatctgcaaaataaaaaaaattgaaaagttagaaagcaaatagaaaagagaaaacataatttatcaatttatcaatcactttagatcccaaaatccaaatggcaaatgttatacctggggtttcagtggttcttcctctcctagccaactctgaagagaatagcttactccttgcttcctcataattttggagttcgcccacaatgaggtctctctcctcaacatcgggtaccatcctctcaatgcatgtattGAGGCCCTCCATAACCTCTCTATTAAGATCTGAGTAAGAACCCCTGAACCTAAAACGAGGGTTAAGGAAGTACCCTGTTGCATGAATGGGTTGTTGGAGCTggttgttccacctcctatcaataatttcccaaatgggatcaaatttgagtctatcccccttgtagaaatttttgatagactccttggccctatccatggcctcataaatatacCCCATTGGGGTTTTTATCCTCATCCACCAAGCGgagaactctaaccaagggctccaacacctacaattgaaaaatacaaattacaaaaagattaattaatgaagttacaaattagtgatgaaagacttgaatcaagaataattaaaaaaaaagtttcgaagttaccttcacaatctctacagccctttgtgcaaattggttgtcgaagactatgcatgcgacagCCTCTCCTTCAAGCTTCTTTGAATATAGTGAGTTTAGCCATgctccactcacaaacatttgtttcaaagaagtcaatacAGCAAGAAGGCTTTGCAACGTTAAGAAAAtcattgcaaaccttgtgacaccaactctcaccaaatctttcccttcGGTGTGCTCTCTCATCAAATTTAGAACCCAAGgatgattgtaaatatatttggtgatcctcttgcatcttccacaactagagtcacccactcaagttttcctatgtcctccaaaagaaggtcaaggacatgtgctgcacaaagtgtccaaaaaagagtggggtgcctctcttggaggattctacCTGCAAAAGAAGAAGTTATTCTTAAGAAAGATGCAACCAAGAaaaacaaagccacaacaaatgaaaaatattgctaaaggtgataattcaaaaggattctacctgctgacacatatgttgctgcattatctgtgatgatttgcaccacattctctactcccacctccatgacaacgtgctccaacattccagccaatgtttctcCATTTTTCACCTTGCTAAAGGCATCAACcgatttcaagaacactacattttccttgcaagcaaccaaaaaattaatGATGGTGCAGTTCTTGCCATCTATCCACCCATCAAAAAGAATGGTGCGGCCATATTTTGCCCATTCAATTTTTTATTCCTCCACcacttctcttgccctagcaactgcatttgtgagcaacctacaagaacaaagtgaaattagttcttagtacacaattttgatttaataaacaagaaatctaaaaaacaataaaaaatgaaatcaagtggactatttagtaatttactaacctcccactcaaatccttgtgagaaggggccttgtacccctttcctaCAACTGTCATTGCGGTCACCAAATTCATCCAAAAAGGATTGTTTGCCACATTGAAtggaatgttgttgaagtaccaaaaatcagcacaTGCAATGTCAACTTTTTCATGTCCCTCCCTATTCCATCtagtggcctctaatgatggttgtgctccaggtgtgttcttgggcacaaaataatcacctatggaCCTTGATCGTGATGCAACAGTGCCATTGTCAATGTCAAGTACTTTACTAGAGGAAGCAAAAGCGATGGgcgaggtggtggtgggtttgcggatacgtgggccacgccgagagcccactatgccctcaaaagcttcttgttcttcttcaatgTCGATAGAAGCACCTTGACattcagctatggctgatctcatggctagctttgccctctccctttgcaatttcttctcttccccaactacaagtagggcattcatttgtcttttaTTTCAAGATTGGTCCCTATGCATTCTCTAGCATCATGTTCGTCTAtgcctgcaaggtggtatttgagacGGTTGATGCCCCCATGAAGTATTTTTTCACACTTTATGCAAATAACTGTCCCAGGATCCGGTCCCCTATAGGCACCTTTAGGACGGGTGCctatatatccagatgggcatggtTCTTGTGGCCAATCAGAACTTGCCATAATTAATGCTTAGTTAACcaacacatacaaagtgaaaaacaagaagtttacattttagttaaacaatttagcaaactatctaaattagttgaaaaaaatttagacatcattcaaagtttaaaaagaaaaaaaaaaactattagggCTTGATTTTTTTGGAAAACTAGATATCctacaaaaaaatagtgaaaaaatcaacaaaacttgtcaaaactagTGTTAAATCTTGTTCAAATAACTTAAAAAGATTTTAGACTACTTAGGAATGATTTCTAACTCATCTAGATTAAACAAAAAATAACCATaatgttttaaaaaagcatagaaaaaaaataaaaaaccaacctGAGAATCTGATTTTTCTTGAAAAAACACctcaaatccacttggaattcacaagAATCGCTCAAAATCACCTTGCAAGAGTGTTGGAGTCACTCTTCCCCCTTCTCAGCAAAAAACCCAAGCTAAAATGATGAATTAAATTGTGTTTTTGACATTTTTCGCTTTTGTGCTGTAGCAGCTGAGTTTTTGTCAcgggactcgccgagtttttgaCAAAAACAGGCCAAGTTTTTTTCAAAAACTCACTGAGTTTTTGACAAAAACATGCCAAGTTTTtttcaaaaactcgccgagttttatTCGTGAGTTTAAGTCAAAAAAACTTGCAGGGGTGGAAAACTCTACGAGTTTTTACAACTCGCCGAGTACCCTGCGAGTAGTCCAACTATGTCACAGACTATGGAAAATGCACCTTTATCTCTCTTGCAACTGACAATAATAATTGACTTGAATAATACCACATCAAGAATTTTAAAGTTTGAGACTTTTTTGAACAATGAAATTAGAAATCCAAAATATTACTGTTAGTATCAACTGTTATATAACTTCAATTATTAACTACGAATCTGAATCatgatatatttattactgttacaCTCCATTTGTTGTCACTTCTAAGATGATTAATTTAATTGTTGTTATACTGCTGTCATCATGTGTTTATTGCTGCTGTTTTAATGTTGTTGATGTTTACTGATGTTCTAATGCTATCATGATATATTTAACAgtctttttttaatattataaatgattcattttttaaacattataaaaaaaaattgcaaggaGTGCCTAGCCGCCCCAAGACAATTGAGGGACATTCAAGACATCCCCAGTCGCCTTGGGAATGGCTAGGCATCCTCGATGTGTTTCCTGCTGTCCCCGATTTTAGGAACGTGTTCCAGTATATTTCCTCATTTTCTGAGTTTGGGGGAGGGGGGAGGGGCGCTAGGGGATGTCCCCTAACATCCCCCATAACCAAAATGCCTCTAGGGACGAGGATATAGGTTTGCGGGGTGGGGATGCATTCCCATGTAACACAAGTTCATATCCCTGCTCCATTTCCAATACATGTCATGCTTTTTAAAACAATATTACTAAATTAATGCTATTGAAAGACTTCAACATACCAATATGATGCAAACTATCATTGTCATTAAACAATGCCCAAATTTGTAATTTTGATATAGAGATGTTGATATAATCACACCTCCTAGACTAACATGAGAATTCAATGGCATTCACTTGATTTTAAAATAGACTACACGATAATATTCCATGTATATCATTAGACATGAGAGTACATGAGAGTACAAAAGAGTTGGGAAACTTATCATCTCCAATGTCACATCTCAGTTAATTTTCCACAATTTTGTAACATAATTGAAAGTGATTTAAGGACAAGTTGTCTCAAACTTCATCATATCAAGACATTTTATCAAGATTACGAAACAATCATTTGCCATGATGATCTATAATCTCCAGAACTGATGAAATAAATCCAAATAGGTTTTATTTGATGAGAATTGACATGACGAGATTTAGTTCTCAACCAACTTCATAAAGGGCCTATACGCATTAAAATATTTTCAAGTATGTGTATGTTGAAATGATGCAATAATGGAAAAATTATGCTAATATTATCAACGAGATGAATTTGAACAAGAAAATAATATTATCTAGAGATAAGGATGGTGTccatgttgattgtaactaggtagaatgtggattccaattgccttaaggcaacattggaatccgccaagggctgggcccttctctccCCTCTCACACGCCACTCAAAAGGGAAACATGTTCCctctaatagggccgaccctataaagtaataaaataaataaaaaaagggatCAGCACCAAGCCGACCTCAAATAGGTCCTCTTGCCTCATATAAATAAACAACTACTTGACCTCATTAATATACAATGATATCACATGCAATAATCATTCTGCAAGTGcgaaaatcagaaagaaagaattcTAAATGCGAGCTGAAGGAAGTGTGCATTGAGGCGACTGTTAATACAAGGGTGAACTTCAATAGAAGATGCGAATGGCAAGACATATGTGAAGCCAAAGACAATTTCCAGATCTGTTCATCTGAATGTCATCTTGCTGTTATATGCAAAGCATATTCAAGAGGTGTATTGCTGTGTGAAAGGCTTAGACAAATTGGTGTGCCACATCAAAGCTACCAGCTAAGTAATGTACTGTTACAATTGGATATAATTCATAGtcagatctgaggatctgttggctgggtttttcctcctaggaggttttcccagggtatttgtgtgtcGTGTTCATTTTGCTCAATTTATGTTTATGTCTAAGTCTGAAAGTAATTAAACTAAACAGCAAATATATTGATTTAGTAATTAACTTCAGTTTTCTGGGTATAGTTTAAATCTGAAAGTCTAAAATTCAACAATCCATACTAAATATGTTTCATACAGTGATCTAGGACACGAGGTAGCTTGTGGGAAAACACACCAAAACAGGTTCTAATGAGATGTATACAAAGTACAAACAATGAGGAAAAGAAAGagtgcaaaaaaaacaaaaatcataGTCCTAAGACAAAGTGAACTCAGTGACAATACAACATGCTAGAATTGTAATGCAAGATTGCATTAAGCAAAACTATGTATAATGATTTGAAGAATAGTTATGTTACattcaaaagaaaaaagagaagaagatGACTTAAAAGATAGGAGAAACAAAACCACTCATATTATATCATTTTGTATTCTCCATTTGTCATTTCTTGCATGTATTATGAAGCAATTGCACTAAACAAGATTGGCATCGTCAAAATTATCTAGCATAGAATATTGAGAGTTAGGTCTTCAATGTATGGCTACTCTTAATAGAATAGCTTTGACGTTGCTGATGAAGACTGCTTGTTACATGGAACCCTTCCATTGTACCCCAGATGTGTTAACACTTTAATTTGTATCTTGCATCTTATTCTGATTGGTCTTTATACTAGATTGATGTATAGACAACTCTTCTAAGTGGTAATATAGAGGAAGAAATGTATCTAAAACAGGTTGAGGTCTGTTGGAGATGTAGAGTTGATGTTGCATGGCTTTGTGAATTTAGACTGGGTAGGTGATGCTAATAGTAGGAAGATCACTCCAAGTTTTTGTTTCAAATTGCGGTTGGGTATGATATCCTGGTTCAACAGGTAGCAAGTAACAACACATTGAGTTCAATACAAGCAAAGAATATGGCAGCATCATCTGCTAGTTGCAAGGCTATCCAACTTTCCAAGTTGATAGCATTCGCAACTGATCAGATGTTAGAGCCAACAGTTGCATGCTATAATAATCAAAGTTGCATTGAGTTTCTAATAATACAGTGTTTGGTGACCATTCTAAGCATATAGACATTTGGTACCATTTCCGCAAGGACAGAGTTTAAAAGGGAGCAGTGATACTTGAATATGTTCCCTCAAATTCACAACATGTAAATATTTCGACAAAGCCCCTAGCTAAGGGGACACTGTCAGATGTGGAGAGATAGACTTGGATTGCTGGATAACACTTTCCTTGAAAAGAGGGAATGTTAGAGTTTTCACCTTGAGTTGCTTAATCAATGTTCTCATCGTAACAGCAGAAAATACAAACCTGTGTGCAGCTAAGAGATCAACATGGAGAGAACATAGTTATTTGGGAGAATGAGGTCCAGTTATGTAGGGAATCTTCTTTGATGTTAAAACCCAATTAACTATTTAAGACTTCAGTAATTTGTTAACGTAGCTTAGTCTCAACTTCTTTGATTGGTAGTATACATTGTTAGACTAGATTGCTTGATTAACTAGACTAGTTGATTGACCACTCAATCAGAGTGTTGCTCCAATAAGTTGTAAGCTTAAAATGGAGCTTTACTTAGCACCTCTTCTAATTTCTCTTTCTTAGATTATTAGTGCATTTTTCTATTTAAAAGGCACATATTCTAATTTTAATCATGATGCGCATTGAGTCTCTCTTCTAAAAATTTATTCCAGTGCAATGTatttcttttcaaatttattgagaaGACAATTACAGGTTTGGGAGTTCAATACAGTGCATTTTCTGTTCACATTTTCAATAGAACGTGTTTGTAGATTAGAATAATCAGAGATCATTGTTTTGAATCTTAGTTAAAGTTTTTGTGTTTTAAGCTTCCTAGTTTTAGGATTAAATTTTGTGGTTGCAGAATCTGCCCACCATGGTCTAAAAATTAACATTATCAATTAGGTGATATTAGTTTTGTGTCGctgataaattcatttcaaaccCATTTCATCTAAGAATGTGTTTCACAAATACCATTGTCATCTATCCTGTTCGCAATATTGTTTGTGAATTATATGCCTAAATTAGGAAGATTTGTGGCTTGCTCAAAATTGTGTTCTTTTCATTAGCAACATAATCATGAAATGCATTCAGAAttctcctattttattttcaaagtttaaatgaCTGGAGTAAGTTGAGAGATGCAACATACAAGTTCTGTTTTTAATGTGTCAAATTCTTATATACATTGTTGAGAGAAAACCTCCTTGAGAACATCTTTTCATGGTATTTCCATTACAATACAAACTGGTTTACAAACTTAAGGATGCATTCTGAAATATATAGCAAAACTTCCGAATTATCCTACAAAAACCTTGAAATGTGCAGATGCAAAAAGGAAGAGACGGTAATAAGATATTTAGGCTCACCTCATGAGCTCTTCTTCCTCGGGATCTTCTTTGCCAAAACTTACTTTACTGCAAAAAATCGAGAATATTTTTTATTAGCTATTAAACTCTTCGCATATAATCTGCAGTTGATAAAATCTACAGATTTTAGAACATGACAAAAAGAGATTTAGAAGAGTGTACCTGCAAATGAGAATCCTGAAGAGATGTAGAGACCCAATAGAGAGACTCCTGACTGCTTGATCCACATTCTCCCTTCTGAAGATATACACTATAGGATAACCTAAAAGCCACCTGCACATTGTAAATTACTTAGATTCCCCGTAGTACTAAAACCCCACTCGAAGCCAATATGATACATGAAGGCCAGAACTGCTTCAATAATTTGTGAAAAGGATCTGTATAGAAAGCTAACATTGACTTTCAGATCAAAGAAAAGGACCAAACAAAGTACATGCAATGATGATAAATATGTTGAATATGTATAGCTTCTGTTCGCTGATCAAGTCTACAATTCAACTGTCTGATTGGCCTATTGGCCTCAGACATTTGAATATCTGTTATCTGCTTGTCATCAATTACTATTATTATTGGTCTTCATTTATCATCGATTTAATTGCTgatcaatttctttttctttattagtTGATTGTTAGTGACCGATGATGATCGGTTATATTTAACTAATGGTTATTACGTGTTTATTTAGTATTCCAATTCATTAATGAATCGATACGGGTTTCTCAAGCCACCCTTCATGTTAAAGGGACACGATCCTTAAGGAAGTCTGTGGATATCACATTTAAGTATAATATGATTTCCTTAGAACAGTGGTAGAAGAGGATATAGCAGATCAATATACTAGTATCGGTGGAAAGATATACGACCATTGAAACTACAAATTATCagtgtgtgtgaatatatatatatatatatacattgtaatCTAAAACTATATCAGATTGAAAGTGGAAACTGAAACTGAAGTCTATTGGGTTCaaataattaaaaacataaaattacCTAATCATATAAATCTGAtccaaaattaacatggtatcaataAGAAAAAGATCAGATCAGATTTAAATAGGCAAGACTACTCTCTATATATTATTGAATTCGTCAACTCCCTTCTATACATCAAAATGGTGAATGGTGTTAGATTTGAGGATTGACTTGAAGGAGCTTCCAActttgtatcttggaagtttaggATCATGCTTGCTTTTAGAGAAAACGAATTAGATGAATTCGTAAAGAAAGCTATACC contains these protein-coding regions:
- the LOC131071846 gene encoding uncharacterized protein LOC131071846 — encoded protein: MRIKTPMGYIYEAMDRAKESIKNFYKGDRLKFDPIWEIIDRRWNNQLQQPIHATGYFLNPRFRFRGSYSDLNREVMEGLNTCIERMVPDVEERDLIVGELQNYEEARSKLFSSELARRGRTTETPDAWCQNWGGNTSHLKVFALRVLCQPCSSSNCERNWSLFEAIHMKKRSKLVQKRLNDLVFVQYNLRLRVRKVEEVEGGPIDLDDIDPYSDWTPQEQYPLFSEDDIIDFKRQAMEEGHGFGFHAG